In Equus asinus isolate D_3611 breed Donkey chromosome 13, EquAss-T2T_v2, whole genome shotgun sequence, one DNA window encodes the following:
- the EVI2B gene encoding protein EVI2B — translation MDLKYFVLILFCGHLNDTFFSETEATTTEKQPQSTSFGSPTPYNSANSQNTTGNPLGQPTQFNNVSSEQAIPTTTVAAGQPTQAAYVSSGKPAAHTSAGQPLAYNITRQPIPTANISSQQTALPVFTSVRQLPPATHTSTRQSPTFVYTSTQPPSSVHTSRKPTSTNVHHPPTKQTTVKHPPRVTPGFIIETTSKKNTPHKTNSNTIAAILIGVILISMLVTIIMIVLWKCLRKPVISDQNWAGRSPFADGETPDICIDNIRENEVSTKRTSIGSFMAWKPNKSTLLADDLEIKLFESSENNEDSNNLQTEKIKDHVNGTSEDSADGSTIGTAVSSSDDAELPPPPPSLLDLEGRESNQSDKPGMTTASPLPKDSTNLPPSLNSLNEVCEDHNSEFKQSFPPPPDSLNLPLPSGDFMKNQEDYNNEIQCQDFSIPPNSDQDLNESLPPPPEELL, via the coding sequence ATGGATCTCAAATATTTcgtcttaattttgttttgtggACACCTGAACGATACATTCTTCTCAGAGACAGAAGCAACTACAACAGAGAAGCAACCACAGTCTACTTCATTTGGATCACCAACGCCATATAACTCAGCTAATTCTCAAAACACAACAGGGAATCCGTTGGGTCAACCAACACAATTCAATAACGTTTCTTCTGAACAAGCAATACCAACTACCACAGTCGCTGCTGGACAACCCACACAAGCTGCCTATGTCTCTTCTGGAAAACCGGCAGCACACACTTCTGCTGGACAACCACTTGCCTATAACATAACCAGACAACCAATACCAACGGCCAACATCTCCTCCCAACAAACAGCACTACCTGTGTTCACCTCTGTTAGACAACTACCACCAGCTACCCATACTTCTACCAGACAATCACCAACATTTGTCTATACTTCCACTCAACCACCATCATCTGTCCACACTTCTAGAAAACCAACATCAACGAATGTTCATCATCCACCCACAAAACAAACAACTGTCAAACATCCACCTAGGGTTACACCAGGATTCATCATAGAAACTACAAGTAAGAAAAATACTCCACATAAAACCAATTCTAATACAATAGCTGCCATATTAATTGGTGTAATTCTGATTTCTATGTTGGTAACTATAATCATGATTGTACTATGGAAGTGCTTGAGAAAACCAGTTATAAGTGATCAAAACTGGGCAGGTAGATCTCCGTTTGCGGATGGTGAAACCCCTGACATATGTATAGATAACATTAGAGAAAATGAAGTATCCACAAAACGTACATCAATTGGTTCATTTATGGCCTGGAAACCAAACAAAAGCACACTTTTAGCAGATGATTTAGAAATTAAGTTGTTTGAATCAAGTGAAAACAATGAAGATTCTAACAACCtccaaacagagaaaataaaagatcaCGTAAATGGTACATCGGAGGATAGTGCTGATGGATCAACAATTGGTACTGCGGTTTCTTCTTCAGACGATGCCGAGCTGCCTCCAccacctccttcccttcttgATTTGGAGGGACGGGAAAGTAACCAATCTGACAAACCTGGAATGACAACTGCATCTCCTCTTCCAAAAGATTCCACCAATCTCCCACCATCTCTGAACAGTCTTAATGAAGTCTGTGAAGATCATAATTCTGAGTTCAAACAGtcatttccacctcctcctgatTCACTTAATTTGCCTCTGCCATCAGGAGATTTTATGAAAAACCAGGAAGATTACAACAATGAGATCCAGTGTCAAGACTTCTCTATTCCTCCTAACTCTGATCAAGATCTCAATGAATCCCTGCCACCTCCACCAGAAGAACTGTTATAA
- the EVI2A gene encoding protein EVI2A — protein sequence MEHIGYYLHLAFLMTIVFSLSSGTKANYTLLWANNTTVWDSDIHRNKNENININPATPEVDKKDNSTSMPEIATSAHIVPLTPKSQPELYIPSVVRNSSPTVQSIENTSKSHSEIFKKDVCEENYNKIAMLVCVIIIAVLFLICTLLFLSTVVLANKVSSLRRSKQAGKRQPRSNGDFLASSGLWPADSDTWKRAKQLTGPNLMMQSTGALTATMERKDEERTEKLTN from the coding sequence ATGGAACACATTGGATATTACCTACATCTTGCCTTTCTGATGACAatagttttctctttgtcttctggAACAAAAGCAAACTATACCCTTCTGTGGGCTAACAATACTACTGTCTGGGATTCAGATATtcacagaaacaaaaatgaaaacattaatataAACCCTGCAACTCCTGAAGTAGATAAAAAAGATAACTCTACAAGCATGCCTGAGATAGCAACATCAGCTCACATTGTACCCTTAACTCCTAAATCTCAACCGGAGCTTTATATACCTTCTGTTGTCAGGAACAGTTCTCCAACAGTACAGAGCATTGAAAACACAAGCAAGAGTCACagtgaaattttcaaaaaagatgTCTGTGAGGAAAACTACAACAAAATCGCTATGCTAGTTTGTGTAATTATAATTGCAGTGCTTTTTCTTATCTGTACCCTTCTATTTCTATCAACTGTGGTTCTGGCAAACAAAGTCTCATCTCTCAGACGATCAAAACAAGCAGGCAAACGTCAGCCTAGAAGCAACGGCGATTTTCTGGCAAGCAGTGGTCTATGGCCTGCTGACTCAGATACTTGGAAAAGAGCAAAACAGCTCACAGGGCCCAACCTAATGATGCAATCTACTGGAGCACTCACAGCtacaatggaaagaaaagatgaagaaagaactgaaaaactCACTAACTGA